AGGTGTTAaattagtcctaaaattattaaactgcatatttataTCATAATTATTTATTAAGTTGATCATGCCAGGAGCTGTGGCTTCGGAGCACTTGACCGGCTGTCGTGACACGTCCGCCGAATAGTTGGGGGAAAATCACATATAACCCTCCACAAAAGCCTGACACAGGAAGGTTGTGCAGCTGGTCTCTGGATCAAAAAATAAAGAGGCACAAAAAATGCTCAAATTTAAAACCGAAGGTAAAAAGGCCCTGTGAGTGAGCCACGACCGTCCTGTTGGAGTGATTTTCTTTTGCCCTCGTTGGAAGGCCCACCGTCAGTTGGCCGTCGTGACATTCAATATTTCTTCTATggttataaaaaatattttagttAATTTAGTTTTTATATGTTTTGTTAATTTTTATAGTTATTGTATAGTTCatgtttcatcttttttttgcattaaTTTCTTTACAGTACATCATATAATATATTGTGAACTAGTTAAATACACGAGTGTTACTACAAAATTGAAATTATGTAttgcatgagttgtttaaGTTCTTGTGTATTAAATGAGTTGTTTAATGTCTCTTATTACTCAATTTTGTGCTAAATATTAATCATATCAAAGTATACGTCAAATCAACTACAACATGAAGATTGTGATATAAATATCTACCATATAGAATAGATGATAATTAATATGATATGCTAGCAGTTCCTCGATGTAATGAATAAACAATCACCAATTCAGATTTTTATAAGTGTAAGTATATAGTTATAGTTTTGCTTCCAGAGACAACTCTAGTAGATATTTGACATAATAAACAAACCTTTGGGAACGAATTGGCCTCATGGTGGGCACAAATTGGCTGATTTGGGGGAACAGGTTAGCCGATTTGGGCTCATGGTGGGCACGAATTGGATGGTTTGAGAATGAATTGGAAACCAattacagctcgtttggcacccatctTTTGGGCTTAGAATTCTGGAACTCATTTAAAATTCAAGAAAACTTGTTTGGCTGACACAGGTTTGGATACCAATTTCTCTCGAAAAGACATCATTTCTCTGagattgtctctcactctacaaatccatgtagtagacaaacatgatttttgaacctgGAATTCACATTGAACCAAaggaaatcctatcaaaaatcggatttatttcatttctaccagatgaaatgaaatgagggGTGACAAACAAGCCGTTAGATGATTTGGTTCGACTTGGGAACGAATTGGCCTCGTGGAAGAGCGAATTGACCGTACCCCTCGATGGCGACATGAATGCCAAGCCGTGCTCCTCATGGCAGGCAGCTCCTGCGGCAAGCCGACTCGCATCGCTAAAAATGAGGGCGACGGAGCGTGCGACCTCTCAAGGCAGTGTGGTGCAGCTCTCGGATGTAGCTGCGAGGCAGCGTGGCAGGAACGGACGGCTCAGACACTACAATGGTCTCGTCGGACGAGAGGAAGGACGCAAAGAAGAAATGGCAGCGGGTTGGGTCGGGTCGAAACCCGGTAAGAATCCGACGTGGACTAGTTATTGGGCGCCAAAGTCCATCTGTCACCTTACAGGCGGGCCCGCCATGTCAGAAACGCCGTCAATTCGTCTAATAAGGCAGGTTATTGAAAAAAAGCTAGACCCAAAAGTTGTGGCTCACCAAACCCCAAGAGTTGTGCCTTTCTGAAATCATAACCCTAAAAGGTGTGGTTTCCTTGAAATGATAGGCACAATCTCTTTGGCCTAACGGATGGACCAAGCTAGTAAAACATGATACATTACTTCTCTACAATATATCAACGGTGGCTGCCAAGATAGTGAATGTTTGAGAGGATAACATGTGCTTCTTCGTCAGTTGGCCCATGATCAAATTAATAGATGCAAAAGGCCAGTACACTTAGGGTGCGTTTGGTTctgctttgcttttggagaaaactgttttgctttttttctgTGGAAAAGCTGCTTTGCTTTTCCTGCTGTGGAAAAACAGGAAGCATGTTTGGCTAGGACAACTGCTTTTACTTTTGTAATTATCTGAAGACTGTTTATATGCGAATTGATCGTAAATTTATGATCTTTGCATTGATTGAGACGACGaagaaaaaattaattttgattCTAATTATTGTTTACATAAGAAATAAAGACTTTCGTTTTATAATATAacacaaaatatatatggtTCACGTGATAATGTGTGCCATGGACATAGCTAAACTACCTCGCTCGCAGCAAACAAAGCATTGGCGATCCTATCACGACTAATGTTCATGGTAACCACGCCAGATCCCTTGGGAACGACATATCCGTTCTCTCCCTCTGGACCGTCATCCCCTTGTGTCGTTCCAACCTCGGCCCCTTCAGGCATGTACTCTTCATCTGCATCACAGCTATCGAATTCCACATCGGGCAACTTGCTATCACAAATGAAATTGTGCAAGGCAATGCAAGCTAGAATGATCGTCATTTGTGCTCGAGGCTTGAAACTTGGCGTAGATTTTAATATGCGCCACTTTTGCTTCAGAACCGCAAATGAACGCTCAATGACATTGCGAAGGGATGACTGCAAAAAGTTGAATATCTCGTCCCTCCGAAGTGCACGGCCACAAGAAAACGGGAAGAAATAAGACATTGCTTGTTCGTTGGGTTGCGTTAGGAATTGGAACAACGGGTGAGAATTAGGTAAAAGCTTTAATAAACCATATAAGCATCTTCATGCATGTAACGACATGAATATTTATTACCCATGCAAGCAATAGGTAAAGCAAACAACTGTTCAAAGAAGAACATACAAAATTACAAATGCCATATAAACTATTTCCGAGATGAGATGGAATTTAGTACACGCTACCACTTCAAAACAATGTAACTTTGACGAGCAGTACAAGCAGTGAATTCGCCTCGAAAACCAAATGGCCATGTACCATCAACGACTCGAGCACTAATTGTTGCCTCCACGGAGTGGAAAACAGTGTAGTGCTGTAGCTCAACCGTGCTAAGCTTGCTAGTGTGCTCGATACTATAGGAGAGGAGCTGCTCACCCTGTGAACCGTACTCGGCTAGATTGGTACAGGTGGATTTCACACaacttttaaatttttagAGGGGGTTAATGAGTTATACTACTGTAGTTTATTTTTGAATTATTAACTCCTAGAATTCTCCTGAAAATCCTGTGAAATTAATCCACGACACCTCTCAAAACGAGGCGACCTCTCCTGCTTTAACCACCTGACCAGATTGTAACAAGACTCAACAAGAGGATTGGCCGGTGGTTGGATCCTTGTTTTCCACAGAAAACTTTCGTGGGTGAAAATCAAACATAAAATATGTGCATCGCAGATTTTCGCTACGAAAATAAAtgacagattttttttttaacaatcaCTTGCTCCAACAAATTTGGATATTCTTCACCTGATGCACAAAGGATGATCTAACTAAGAAGTCGGCTAACTACTGAGACAACACTACAAATGGATCTGACGTAAGATAATACGATGATACACTTTCTACTAATTCATTGTTCCTGCAAGCTGTATCTACAGGTACTTTACAGTTATGTAACATGGTGCGCTGCACTCCCTCGTTCCTCTCATTCAAGTGATCATTTCTGCAGCTCCGGGACTTGTAGCTCTTTCTTCCGTTTGGAGATGCCCAGCGTCGTGCCAACCTGGACAAGCGTTTCCAGCGATCTTTCACTGTTGGCTAGAAGATCAGCATCGAATTGTATAGCATCCTGCAATCAAAAGACCGCGTCAACTTGGAGCAAGAGATGCTAGAATATTTATGGAGTTGTTTGGCagtatataaaataaaaatagtagGAAGAACAGGGGGATAAAGAATGACTAACCTTCTCAAAGACACATATTACCGTGCTCCCTCCAAATGAGAAATACCCAAACTGGGAGACAAGAGAATGAGTTAGATAACTGAACAGACCAGCACAAGCAGCAAAAAAGTCGCAAATAAGGGAGAATGCGAAGGAAACCTCATCTCCCTTGTGCACGTAGTCGCCCTTTTCTTTCAGGAATGTGATGCTTCCTACCATTGTTGCTCCAATGGCAACAAACGCCACCTGGACCATGTTATTAGAAAAAACAGGGCATGGTCAGTGAAGACAAAGTTCAGAAAGCTACTGGATTGCGGTACTAGGTGACAGACTTGTGCAAATAATCATCGATAACTAACGAGGAGCCTATGGAAGTAAATATGGCAATGCTCAAAGATGTTTTTTGTGCACAACAGCACAAGGTCATatcaaggaaaaagaaagcacAAACCGTTGCTATGAAGCAATAGAAGACATTGACATTAGTACTTTTGACTTTAAAAGAATAAACACTAAGTGATAGTCTAAGCATTTGAAAAGACAATCTTGATAAACTGTAGTGGCAGACTCCATAAATGCAATCCTTACAGCAGTATCATTAGGCACAGCCTCAAGGTTATATGgcatcatactccctccgatccataaaaagtgtcgcccacttagtacaaaatttgtactaacttagtacaaaatgggcaacactttttatggatcagagggagtactaagtAGGTTTGCCCATGGCAAGATAGGACAAATCAATTCAGATCTTCCGCGGCAGGAATAGAAGTAAGCTGTTGTCTGGCAGTATACAAGAAAAAGGGACAAGACAAACCTTTCCAAACTCTGAAGTTGAGATGATTGAGACAACTCTTTTATTCTCGGTGAATACATTACAATACTTGCTGTTTACAGCAATAGGATTGACCTATCAAACGAAAAAAGATATGAGATCCAGTCATTTAATGCTGAGAACAAAAGAGTACATACACAAATATATTCCTTTATACACAAGTTAAAGCATGTCAAAAAGAATATTCTGTACCGTGTACAAGCATCCAGGAATTTCCACAAATTTCTCTACAGTTCCTGACACAGGTACATGAAACCTGTGGTAATCCTGCAAATTACAAATTGCAAAATATAAATCACAAATTGCAAAATGTAAATTGCACGGGTTCTTCTAATGGAATTAAAGCTGTACCTGAGGTGCAAGCCGAAAAATTACCAACGATCCATTGTTTAACTCATTACAGTGCACATCTGCCCCTAGGAGACCCTCAATTGAAAATTTGCGACCCTAGGAACAGAAGATAGAGTACAATGAGACTTCAACCAAACACTATCGTAAAAGATACTGTATCATTTTGTCCTTATAAGAACATGATCCTTCTTTATTAACGTAGTAAAGTAATGTGTTACCTTAACCCAAAATCTTGTGCTCTCATCAACAGAACTAAAAGCCATCAAACGGCAATCGGCAGCACAGGTAGCAATACTGTTCTGATCATTGTATGCAATCGGCCTGGCACTAGGCTTCAATTGTCTTACGAAAAAATCATTAAATGTCTGCAAACACAAGTATGAATTAGAATAAGCTCATAAGTACATAcatatacaaaaaaaagtgtCAACTTGATACTTAAAAAAATGGATAGTATGTCAATAACAAACTAGTGAGTCGTTTGAAACAGATGATGCATTATTAGGCGATTTCATGTTGGCTACTTCTACTTAGCTGCTTCAGGCAAACGACAAGACTAACGGTTCATGCTTCTAGTGGTTGAGCCAGAGAAACCACTATAAAGACTAGTGAAGAAACTTGACTATTTCATTTAACATACCATTAAGATATTATGataatgatgtgatggacaaaCTTGACTACAAAGATAATGTGTGCACTGACATACAAAACCAGAACAAGGAAGAGGGTgaaataagtaaaaaaaagaaaagaagcagaGGCAGATAAAGCTAGCATACCTTAAAACTTTCAATAGGGTCCTTGGTCTCATCCATATTAATTTGACCCTGCATTTATATGGAAAATATATCAAGTAAACAGTTCAGAAACAGGCAGTTCCCAATCAGTTGATGGAAAAACAAGAACCTTGCTTGGAATTACGACATGGCATGTTTAGAATGAACTTTTTATTCACAATGCAGTCTGTGTATCTCCCTACGAACTATTTGAAGATACATGGTACAAAAGACAAAAGAATAACAGTTGCGAGATGTCACAAAAAGAATCATAAAACAACCTTCGATCCACGTTACTTATGTGCCTGAAAATTATAAGTAAAAACTACTGGTTGCTAGAACCAAAATTGCTCCAACATGTAAATGCTACTTGCAGCTTGAAAGCATATGCGAtagaaacaaaatgaaaaaaaaggaccaTCGGCAATCATAACTCAAACAGAAATGGCGAATAGACAAATCAAGTAACATATAGGTAAGACCACAGAATTTTGCACATAATATGCTCTCTGCAGTTTGTTAGGTTTGTATGTAGAGTGCAGTTGCCTGTATGACTTCAACAGCAAAAAATTCCATACCATAAATAACTCGAGGAACTTTGGAATATCTTTGGCAGATTCTGGCGAGTTCATCTTTTTCCCTTGCTTCTCAGAAAGGTTCTTCAAGATATCTTTGACACCTGCACAAAGGTCAACTCCAATTACACAGAGGTATCAATGCAAAAGGTTCTCTGGTGTATCCATCAAAAGACCAAGGACCCTATTGGAAATTTTAAGGTATGTTCCAACATACCAGTATCAATAAGAGTGAGCCCTACTTTTGATTGATATAAAGCCCTCATGGACAACACAATCTTCCCATCTATTGCTTCTTCAACTAGCCTCTTTGTTCGACGATCGAAAACCTAATTCATGTTCTTGAGTTAGCGAAAGGAATGAGCAATGCAACGGAAGTATCTTCATATTACATAATGGTTGGTCGTAAACTATGCGATAAGAGTATGATGAAGTTAATGTAACTAATGAAACCTACCAGAATATGCGAAGCAGTAGAGCCAGAGCGCAAACCAACATCGTATGAGGAAAAATTAGCCCATTCACTAAGTTTAAACATCCACCTGTACATGACAAGTATTACTATATGACTACAGAATAAATCGCTGGTACTGAATGAAATTCCAAAAAGTATCAGTTAAATATCTGTGTGGTAGCTAGACTCATCAGTATGTGAACTGTCTTACCCATATGAGGCTTGCTTATCCGTTAGAAATCCCCCAGTCATAATCTGATTGCCCGTGCCCTCATCAAAGCAAAGTGTCATGTGTATCATATCATTTATGTTATCATACTTCCCAAGACTTTCACCACAGACGGGACAGTTACTGATAATTGGTTCTCTGAAAAAAGGAACAGATCATAACAAATGATACTATTAAATGTTAGAGCTAATCAATATGATTAAACTTAATCCTCAAAAAGAATATGATTAAACTAGGAAACAGAACTAAAACATGAAAAAGGCAATTATTTGTTACTTCTCTTGTTGGTCAGCTAGTAGGGCTGCTAGTTCATCCATGTCAACTATGTCATCGCCATTTGTATCTGCTTGGCGGAAAAGCTCTTCAATCTAGAGAATTATACAAACTAATAAGATATACTAAGCACTTCAGAGAAGGGACAGAAGGAACATAACCTCCAAACAAATGGAGAAGAAGTTCAACCTTATTAACTGCTAGCCCGTTACCAAAAGCTTTCATCAAGTCCGAAAATTCAGATAAGGAAAGCTTCCCGTCTTCATTATAGTCCTGCCATAACAAGAGTACTGTTGTGCTTTGTAGGGTGGATTATAAAGAATTGAGGGCAATACGTGCAATGTGAAATAAGACATTTAAAAAGAATGTGATTTTGCTCAGGTGTTTGGTGAGCACTGAGCACGAGTAAAACACAACAAAGATTGACGAAAACTGTCCTTGAATTGAATGGTTAatagcagcaacagcagcaaaaATAGTCATGAGGTGCAACAATTGTAAATGAGAGATATAAAAATGCATAGACAATTGGATTTATATTTATCTGCTATATTTGGTGAGAACAGATGCAAGGAATAGCTGATTGTAAAGAGCTTCTGAATGATTCTGACTACTAAACTCTTAATAGATCTGCTTATGTACAAGTTCGCTGCAGCTTTATCTTGCTTAGCTTTGTTTGTACGGTTCTAAGTTCAGACTTAGCTTTCTAACCACTTTCAACTTTACTCAAacatcacaagttcacagTTAATCAAAAACACCATATGGAACTATGATTTGCTCCATTGTTTAAGCAACAAGATAATCAAGCACCAATCAAATATGAAAACAGCTTATGTTAACCAATACTGAAAACATACCACTATAGCTAAGACCCGACGTGCAAAGCTTTGTTCTGTTTCAACAGGATCCTGCAACAGAACTGCAAATTTTAGTACTTGGAAAATGTTCCAGGAGTGTTgataacaaaagaaagaaaacagaaagagCAGTTACTTCGATGTGGCAGGATATGGATATGGTACCCATGGTATTAGTGGATGATGACGGGTCCAACAAAGCAAGGTCCTCAATGTGTTCCTTGTCCAAGTCCTGCTATAAGAAGTGTTAGTCGATAATATTCAAATATCAAAACTTAAAAAACGTCCAGAAAGTTGTAAACAATACCATTTTGTCTAATCATGGCACAGTAAGATCGATGGTACACAAATATTTATTACAAAATTCAAGTCTAGATCTGTGAAGTAGGATGACACAATGCGGATATGTGACTacacatatatatttgaacgaagcaaaatattctacacaaTGCTACTCCCTTGGGTCTTGAATAAAATATGCTCAATCTCATGAAATAAGATACAGAGGATAtttgtttctcaaaataaaaataaaacagagAGAAAATTTAACTAAGAATGGGACCACAAAAAGATCAGTGTTACCTTAGTGAGCAAATCAAAGAGATCAACTTCACAGTAACCAACCAAGGTATTCTTGGAAAACCGATTAGTCTGCAAAGTTGTAGAAAACAAATGTAATCTCACTGGATCAAAATGTTGTGTTGACTTAGAATTtaaaaaatcttcaaagccTTCATGCCAATTATTTGCTTATGTGTGTGGAATGCTTACAGCAGAAACATAGCAGCATACCTCAAAAACAGATATACGTGCAATATGAGGCCCATTTGTTTCCACTACGACTTTCTTTTCCTGCAAATTTATAAACATTATCTGTAAATCTACACAGCTCCATAATCAATCGAGGAAACCATGCCATTGGACAAAAAGTAACAAAAGGTAGCAGAAAAAAACTTGCAGCTTACTCACTGAGTTCCAGACAGGTCTGTGAGTACTGCAGAATGTGTTTGTAGTTGGAAAACATCAGCAAGAACAAgtaaaaacaacaaaagacaaaTCAAGGGCATTAGATGTGTGTAACATGATCCTACACAGGATATAATTCATATCAGAAGAAAGTAAAGGTAACGCAGATTCACAAGATGAAGCAGTTCAGTTACAGTATTCACTATTTTTCCCAGTTCAGTATCATAGACCATGAGAAGTCGGATCACTGTGATCAAGTGAAaaattcagaagaagaaaaataaaaggccTGCAAAtctgcactaaaaccacgacaagtatttaggaacgggtCGCATACGTTTCCAGATAGAAGAATATTCATAAATTAATCCATTAATCCCTAAGCAAGGCTTGTACTGAAACTTGTCATAACACGAGGAGCTTAACTATTAACTAGTACTAGACATATCAGTTCATCAACCATGGACAGCACCAAGACGAGTCCATGATCCGAACAAGCATAGAACTAGAAATGGTAATGCTAGTACAGTACAGGTAACGTTAACTCAACTTGTCGGAGGTCTCGGTGCGGTAGGTGCGCTCCCCGAGCGAGAGGCAGGCGAAGAACTTGTCCTTGAGCCGCATGTCCGCCT
The Brachypodium distachyon strain Bd21 chromosome 2, Brachypodium_distachyon_v3.0, whole genome shotgun sequence genome window above contains:
- the LOC100829794 gene encoding phosphatidylserine decarboxylase proenzyme 2 isoform X2, which gives rise to MKAFGNGLAVNKIEELFRQADTNGDDIVDMDELAALLADQQEKEPIISNCPVCGESLGKYDNINDMIHMTLCFDEGTGNQIMTGGFLTDKQASYGWMFKLSEWANFSSYDVGLRSGSTASHILVFDRRTKRLVEEAIDGKIVLSMRALYQSKVGLTLIDTGVKDILKNLSEKQGKKMNSPESAKDIPKFLELFMGQINMDETKDPIESFKTFNDFFVRQLKPSARPIAYNDQNSIATCAADCRLMAFSSVDESTRFWVKGRKFSIEGLLGADVHCNELNNGSLVIFRLAPQDYHRFHVPVSGTVEKFVEIPGCLYTVNPIAVNSKYCNVFTENKRVVSIISTSEFGKVAFVAIGATMVGSITFLKEKGDYVHKGDEFGYFSFGGSTVICVFEKDAIQFDADLLANSERSLETLVQVGTTLGISKRKKELQVPELQK
- the LOC100829794 gene encoding phosphatidylserine decarboxylase proenzyme 2 isoform X1, translating into MGHSASRHNNGAGAEPPLPSRFARFRTRLRLRHRHSARDSDRDRDGAAADSGSRPAVAVAADEFAGIARIRIVKADMRLKDKFFACLSLGERTYRTETSDNTHRPVWNSEKKVVVETNGPHIARISVFETNRFSKNTLVGYCEVDLFDLLTKQDLDKEHIEDLALLDPSSSTNTMGTISISCHIEDPVETEQSFARRVLAIVDYNEDGKLSLSEFSDLMKAFGNGLAVNKVELLLHLFGDTNGDDIVDMDELAALLADQQEKEPIISNCPVCGESLGKYDNINDMIHMTLCFDEGTGNQIMTGGFLTDKQASYGWMFKLSEWANFSSYDVGLRSGSTASHILVFDRRTKRLVEEAIDGKIVLSMRALYQSKVGLTLIDTGVKDILKNLSEKQGKKMNSPESAKDIPKFLELFMGQINMDETKDPIESFKTFNDFFVRQLKPSARPIAYNDQNSIATCAADCRLMAFSSVDESTRFWVKGRKFSIEGLLGADVHCNELNNGSLVIFRLAPQDYHRFHVPVSGTVEKFVEIPGCLYTVNPIAVNSKYCNVFTENKRVVSIISTSEFGKVAFVAIGATMVGSITFLKEKGDYVHKGDEFGYFSFGGSTVICVFEKDAIQFDADLLANSERSLETLVQVGTTLGISKRKKELQVPELQK